Below is a window of Pseudomonas eucalypticola DNA.
TGCTGCTGGACGACCACGCCACCGAAATCTTCGCCATGGTCGACGCCATCGCCGAACGTACCCGCAAGATCGGCGGTAACTCCCTGCGTTCCATCGGCCACATCGCGCGCCTGAAGTCCATCCTCGACAACGACGCCGATTTCGTCCAGCCGCTGGACATGCTCTCCGAGCTGCAGGGTGACAACAAGGGCCTGGCCGCCTACATGCGCGAGGTCCACGAGCTGTGCGACAAGTACAACGACATCGCCACGGCCAGCCTGATCGAGAACTGGATCGACGAAACCGAGCAGCGCACCTGGTTCCTGTTCGAAACCAGCCGCCAGGGTGACGTGACCACCGGTCACTGATCCCTCACAACCCGCTCCTGCTCTGTAGGTGCAGCTGCAGGACCCACCGGTCCTGCAGCCCGCTCCGACAAGAGCGCTGCCGCGGCGCTAGACTCAACCGGTAATCACTGCTCAAGAGGCTTGAGTCAAGCGATGCAATTTCTTTCCGAACACTTCGGCTGCGAGGGTTGGCGCGGCGAAATGTCCGCGCGCATACGCGCCTTCGACTGGTCGGTGACCGAGCTCGGCCCCTTGCAGCACTGGCCGACCAGCTTGCGCATGGCGGTGCAGTTCCTGCTGGCGTCGCCGGTCCCGCTGGTGATGCTGTGGGGCCGCCACGGCTACATGATCTACAACGATGCCTATTCCGTGTTCGCCGGTGGCCGTCATCCCTACCTGCTGGGTTCCCCCGTGGAACTGGGCTGGCCCGAGGTGGCTGACTTCAACCGCAACGTCGTCGATACCTGCCTGGCCGGCGGCACGCTGTCCTATCGCAACAAGGAACTGGTACTGCTGCGCAGCGGTGTGCCCGAAGACGTGTGGATGGACCTGTACTACAGCCCCGTGCCGGGGGACGACGGCAGCCCCGCCGGGGTCATGGCCATCGTCGTGGAAACCAGCGCCCACGTGCTGTCGGAACGGGCGCGCGAGCAGGCCGAAGCGGCGTTTCGCACCACCAACGAGCGCTTGCAGATGGCGCTCAACACCGGTGCGGTCCTGGGTTCTTTCGTCTGGGATGTGCAACTGGACTTCCTCTCGGGCGATGAGCGTTTCGCGCGTACTTTCGCCTACCCTGCGCCCTATGACCTGAATCGGCTGCCCTCAGGCATTGCAATGCAGCGGGTGCACGAGGACGACCGCGGGCGCGTTCGTGCGTTGATCGACGAGGCCGTGCGCGACGGTGGGCCGTACACCGCCGAGTACCGCGTTCGCCACGGCCAGGGCGAGCAGTACCGCTGGGTGCTCGCCAGCGGCCGTTGCGACTATGACGACCAGGGCCGGCCCTTGCGTTTTCCTGGCGTGCTGATCGACATCCATGAACGCAAGGTCGCCGAAAGCGCGCTGGTGCAGTTGACGCGCGACCTGGAGCAGCGTGTCGAGCAGGAAGTGCGCGCCCGTTCCGAGGCTGAAGAGCGCCTGCGCCAATCACAGAAACTGGAAGCCATTGGCGGCCTCACGGGCGGCGTGGCGCACGACTTCAACAATGTCCTGCAGGTCATCGCTGGCAACCTGCACCTGCTGGCGCGCCAGCAGCGCGACAACCCCGGGGTGCAGCAGCGGGTGGCGGCGGCCATCACGGCGGTGGAGCGGGGCGCCAAGCTGTCCTCGCAGTTGCTGGCCTTTGCCCGGCGCCAGCAACTGTCACCGGCGGTGTACAACCTGCGGCGCCTGTCCGACGGGCTGGGCGAACTGCTGGCGCGGGCGCTCGGGGAGACCGTGCGGGTGAGCATGCAGGTCCCCGACCAGCCGTGGTGTATCCATGTTGACCGCAACCAGCTGGAAAACGCGGTGCTCAACCTGGTAATCAATGCGCGCGATGCCATGAATGGCGAGGGGGTGATCGCCATCAGTGCCGACAACCTGGTGCTGGGGGCCGAGTTCTGCGCCGGCAAGGAAATTCAGCCCGGCGACTACGTGCGCCTGTCCGTGCGCGACCATGGCGTGGGCATGGCGCCGGCCACCCTGGCGAAGGCCTTCGAACCGTTTTTCACCACCAAGCCCGACGGGCACGGCACCGGGCTGGGGCTGAGCATGGTATTTGGCTTCGTCAAGCAAAGTGCCGGGTATGTCGACATCCTCAGCACCGAGGGGCAGGGCACCACGGTGCAGATGTACTTTCCGCGCAGCGAGGCGGCTGAAGCCCAGGAAGAACAGGCTCCTCCACCGCGCCTGTTGCAGGGCGAGGAAACCATTCTGGTGGTGGAGGATGACGACCAGGTCCGCATCACCGCCGCCGAACTGCTTGAGCAGTCCGGCTACCGGGTGGTCACCGCCGAGAACGGCGACGTTGCCATGCGCTTCCTGCTCGATGGCCTGCGGGTGGACCTGATCTTCACCGACGTGGTCATGCCTGGGCAGGTCAAGAGCGCCGACTTGGCGGCCTGGGCCCAGGCGCGTACGCCACCGTTGCCGGTACTGTTCGCCTCGGGCCACACCCGGGATATCATCTCGCGCAACAATCAGCTGGCACCCCACCAGCACCTGCTGCGCAAACCCTACAGCCCCGACGCCTTGACGGCCATGGTGCGCCAGGTGCTGCAAGCGAGCACGTGATCAGCGTTCGCGCTCCAGCAGCCGGCGTTTGCGCTCCACCCCCCATCGGTAGCCTGACAGGCCACCGTCGCTGCGCACCACCCGGTGGCAGGGGATGGCCACGGCGAGGCGGTTGGCGCCGCAGGCCTGGGCCACCGCGCGGGTGGCGGTCGGCGCGCCAATGCGCCGCGCGACTTCAGCGTAGCTGGCCGTAGCCCCCACCTCGATGCTGCGCAGCGCTTGCCACACCCGCTCCTGGAAGGCCGTGCCGCGTACATCCAGTGGCAGGTCCAGGCCTATGCCCGGGGCCTCGACGAAGCCCACCACTTGCGCCACCCACTGCTCGAACGCCGCATCGGCGCCAATCAGTTCGGCGTTGGGAAAACTGTCCTGCAGTTCGCGCAAGAGCTGCTCCGGGTCGTCCCCCAACAGAATCGCGCAAATGCCACGCGTGCTGCCGGCCACCAGAATGTCCCCCAGCGAACACTCGCCCAGGGCAAAACGGATGGAAGCCCGCGCCCCGCCATTGCGAAATTGCAACGGTTTCATGCCCAGGCGCTGGTTGCTCGACTCGTAGAACCGGCTATTGGAGTTGAACCCCGCTTCATAGAGCGCGTCGGTGACCGAGCCGCCGGGCTTGAGTTGCTCGCGCACCCGCTGGGCACGCCGGGCATCGCCATAGGCCTTGGGGGTCAGGCCGGTGATGCGCTTGAACAGCCGATGGAAATGGTAGGGGCTCAAGCCCACCTCGGCCGCCAGGTGGGACAAGGGCAACGGGCTGGCAGCGGCGTCGAGCAGTTGGCAGGCGCGCGTCACCAGCGCAGCCTGGCTGGCCTGGGCACGCCCGGCCAAGGCATGGCGGCTGGGACGATAGCCAGCGGCTTCTGCCTGCTCGGGGGTGTCGAAGAACTCCACGTTTTCCCGCCGAGGCGGCCGGGCCGGGCTACCAGGCGGGCAGTACAGGCCGGTAGTGCGCACCGCGTAGACAAACGCGTTGGCGGCGCTGGCGTCGCGGGCCAGCACCGCCTGCCAGCGGGGGTCGGTTTCGTGTACGGGGCTCATGGGAGAACGCCTTGCTGTTGAACAGGTTTGCAGCTTACCCCCACGGGGCGTTGCAAACACTCCGAGTCTTGCGCGGCAATTCCCCCAGCCCTGACACCACTTTGTTCAGAGAAAATCCTTTACCGTGGCGCAAAACTGTACGACTTCACCATCACCAGGGCCGGCCACCAGGTGCAGTCGGTGGGTATTCTGCCCGGTCAGGATGCTGGCAGGGGTGGTGAAGGGTTGGCGCAACGAGACCCTGTAGCCGTCGCTGTCGCGCCATTGGAAAAACAACTGGCCAGTCTTTGGCGAATAACTCAGTACCTCCATTTTCCACGGCTCGGTGACGGCTGCCTTGCGGTAAAACCCCAGGTAGCCGTTGCTGCTGAGCCCCAGTTTGGCCCCTGTGTACTCGCCGGCCGCCTGCCCGCCTTCGATATCGAACAGAATGCGGTCTTCGGTATGAGCGCGGTAGTTGAACCGCAGCGACACTGAGCCGCGGGAGGTACCCGTCCGGATAAGCCATCCGTTGTCGAAGGGCGCGTCGTCGGTGACGCCAATGAAGCCATAATGTCCAGGAGTGAAGATGAAAACCTGGGTGTCAAACGATTTCCCGATCAATGCGTTCATGGCAATTCCTTTTGCCTTGTGGCAAGTCTGAAGATGATGTGAGGGGGAGTCCCCGGCATCATCTGAACATGCCGCGCGATCGCCGCTGCATTAACTATTCATGGCGGGCTCGCCTCAGAAGTTCGCCGGCGTGTTGGCACTGATCACTTCGGCTTCGTCCTGGCCAATGTTGCGGAAGCGGTGCGGCAGGGTGGTGGGGATGTAGTACCCGTCCCCCGCGTTGAGAATGCTGGTCTGTCCATCGATGGTCAGCTCGATGGTACCGCGAGTCACCACGCCGCATTCCTCGCCTTCATTGTGCACGATCAACTCGTCGCCCGAATGCGCGCCGGGCGCGTACAGCTCACGCAACATGCGCATGTCGCGCCCGGGCAGGGTAGCGCCTACCAGCAGCAGGCGCAGGCCTTCGCGGCCCAGGTCCGGCTGTTCGTCGGAGCGGAACACGAAACGCTCCTGCTTGGGCGGCTCGTCGAAGGTGAAAAAGTCGGCCAGGCTCATGGGGATGCTTTGCAGCAGCTTCTTCAGCGAGCTGACCGACGGGCTGACGCGGTTCTGCTCGATATTGGAAATGGTCGAGTTGGTCACGCCGCTGCGGCGTGCCAGTTCCCGTTGGGACAGTTGAAACCGTTCGCGCACCAACTTCAGTCGTGTTCCGGTATCCATAGGTGCCTTATTGTTCAGAGGGTTTCATGTCGAAAATAACCTGACCTTTATAACCGTCGCGGCGTGCAGGTCAAGCCGTTTTGGCGGTGGTGGCGTCAGTCGTCGCGGGTCAGCACTTCCAGCAGCTCGATCTCGAACAGCAGATTACTGTGGGGCTTGATGTGCGCGCCCATGCTGCGCTCGCCGTAGGCCAGGTGTGCAGGGACGAACAGCTTGCGCTTGCCGCCGACCTGCATGCCCATCAGGCCCATGTCCCAGCCCTTGATGACCCGGCCCGTGCCGATCACGCACTGAAACGGCTTGCCCCTGGACCAAGAGGAATCGAACTCGGTGCCGTCCTCAAGTGTGCCGCGGTACTGGGTGGTGATCAGCGCGCCCTTGACCACGGCCTTGCCGGTGCCGGGGTGCAGGTCTTCGATCAGAAGCTCGGTGGTCATGCAGGGGGCCTTGGGTTGTTCGGGGTGAGCAGTTTACGCAATTTTATCCGGACTGGCTCGCGCTGATCCACGGTGTGCGAGACCGGGCGAAGCTCGGTCCGACAGGGGTTGCGACGGACTCCATGGGGCCACCCCCTGGCTTGAAGGGGTCGGTTCAGAGGGTTTCCAAAAAAGTCAATGCGGCAATTGTTCGCTAACCGGTAACAATGATTTGCACAAACATGGATATTTAGTGAACTAACTAGTTGGTTACAATTGCGTACCGTCCACAGCAATGGCAACCCTATGAAACTGCACTCTTTTTTCGCCGCCGGCCTGCTGGCCATCGCCTCTTCCAGCGCCTTCGCCGCCACCCACTCGCAACTGGACAACGCCCAGGCCCTGCAGGTAATCAGCAGCGTCAAGGCCAGCCTGGCTGCGCAGAAGAGCTTCGGTTGCGTGGCGGTGGTCGACGTCTCCGGCACCTTGCTGGCGTTCGAGCGTCTGGACGGCGCGCCGCTGGGCTGCGTTGACGCGTCCATCGGCAAGGCCCGCACTTCGGCGCTGTACCGCGCCCCCTCGGTCAAGTTCATGGACCGCCTGCAGAAAGGCGAGACCACGGTGCTGGAAATTCCCCACGCCGTGGCGTTGGGCGGTGGTTACCCGCTGACCCTGAACGGTGAAGTGGTCGGCGCCGTCGGCGTCAGCACCCCGGTGCAGGCCCTGGACAACCAGGCCAGCGAAACCGCGGCACAAGCCCTGAAATAACCGCTACCGCGGTCCTGTTCCAACCGGTACCACGACAGGCCCTGGCCAGTCGTGGCGCCCCCCTGTGCACAACACTAAAAGCCCTGGAGCCTCGGCTACCGGGGATGAGATCACAACGGACGATCAACCATGATGAACCTCAGCCGACGCCAATTGGTCTTCGGTGCCTCCAGCCTCGTGGCTGCCGGGGCGCTGGGCAAGACCCTGCTGGTGTCCAATGCCTTCGCCAGCGCCCCGCTG
It encodes the following:
- a CDS encoding Dps family protein; protein product: MATPTKKPAAVKKPAAAKKPAAAAKPVAAKAPATPKAAVDKSAALKNRVRALATPTDLGSDATRDLSGALNKLLADVFALYLKTKNFHWHVSGPHFRDYHLLLDDHATEIFAMVDAIAERTRKIGGNSLRSIGHIARLKSILDNDADFVQPLDMLSELQGDNKGLAAYMREVHELCDKYNDIATASLIENWIDETEQRTWFLFETSRQGDVTTGH
- a CDS encoding hybrid sensor histidine kinase/response regulator: MQFLSEHFGCEGWRGEMSARIRAFDWSVTELGPLQHWPTSLRMAVQFLLASPVPLVMLWGRHGYMIYNDAYSVFAGGRHPYLLGSPVELGWPEVADFNRNVVDTCLAGGTLSYRNKELVLLRSGVPEDVWMDLYYSPVPGDDGSPAGVMAIVVETSAHVLSERAREQAEAAFRTTNERLQMALNTGAVLGSFVWDVQLDFLSGDERFARTFAYPAPYDLNRLPSGIAMQRVHEDDRGRVRALIDEAVRDGGPYTAEYRVRHGQGEQYRWVLASGRCDYDDQGRPLRFPGVLIDIHERKVAESALVQLTRDLEQRVEQEVRARSEAEERLRQSQKLEAIGGLTGGVAHDFNNVLQVIAGNLHLLARQQRDNPGVQQRVAAAITAVERGAKLSSQLLAFARRQQLSPAVYNLRRLSDGLGELLARALGETVRVSMQVPDQPWCIHVDRNQLENAVLNLVINARDAMNGEGVIAISADNLVLGAEFCAGKEIQPGDYVRLSVRDHGVGMAPATLAKAFEPFFTTKPDGHGTGLGLSMVFGFVKQSAGYVDILSTEGQGTTVQMYFPRSEAAEAQEEQAPPPRLLQGEETILVVEDDDQVRITAAELLEQSGYRVVTAENGDVAMRFLLDGLRVDLIFTDVVMPGQVKSADLAAWAQARTPPLPVLFASGHTRDIISRNNQLAPHQHLLRKPYSPDALTAMVRQVLQAST
- the ada gene encoding bifunctional DNA-binding transcriptional regulator/O6-methylguanine-DNA methyltransferase Ada, with the translated sequence MSPVHETDPRWQAVLARDASAANAFVYAVRTTGLYCPPGSPARPPRRENVEFFDTPEQAEAAGYRPSRHALAGRAQASQAALVTRACQLLDAAASPLPLSHLAAEVGLSPYHFHRLFKRITGLTPKAYGDARRAQRVREQLKPGGSVTDALYEAGFNSNSRFYESSNQRLGMKPLQFRNGGARASIRFALGECSLGDILVAGSTRGICAILLGDDPEQLLRELQDSFPNAELIGADAAFEQWVAQVVGFVEAPGIGLDLPLDVRGTAFQERVWQALRSIEVGATASYAEVARRIGAPTATRAVAQACGANRLAVAIPCHRVVRSDGGLSGYRWGVERKRRLLERER
- a CDS encoding cupin domain-containing protein, encoding MDTGTRLKLVRERFQLSQRELARRSGVTNSTISNIEQNRVSPSVSSLKKLLQSIPMSLADFFTFDEPPKQERFVFRSDEQPDLGREGLRLLLVGATLPGRDMRMLRELYAPGAHSGDELIVHNEGEECGVVTRGTIELTIDGQTSILNAGDGYYIPTTLPHRFRNIGQDEAEVISANTPANF
- a CDS encoding FKBP-type peptidyl-prolyl cis-trans isomerase, with protein sequence MTTELLIEDLHPGTGKAVVKGALITTQYRGTLEDGTEFDSSWSRGKPFQCVIGTGRVIKGWDMGLMGMQVGGKRKLFVPAHLAYGERSMGAHIKPHSNLLFEIELLEVLTRDD
- a CDS encoding GlcG/HbpS family heme-binding protein; its protein translation is MKLHSFFAAGLLAIASSSAFAATHSQLDNAQALQVISSVKASLAAQKSFGCVAVVDVSGTLLAFERLDGAPLGCVDASIGKARTSALYRAPSVKFMDRLQKGETTVLEIPHAVALGGGYPLTLNGEVVGAVGVSTPVQALDNQASETAAQALK